One Sanguibacter keddieii DSM 10542 genomic window carries:
- a CDS encoding MarC family protein gives MDPPGTVPIFLGLTSAMTHKQRARAARTAIFVAAGVILAFSIFGQQLLTYMHISIPALQASGGVLLFLISMELLTGKMEEPQASSKNVNVALVPLGTPLLAGPGAIVASMLFVQRADGDARSLVSIFVGFVLVCVCLWVAMRFASVVHRILGEGGTLLVTRIAGLLLAAIAVQLIADAVIAFVQTA, from the coding sequence ATGGACCCCCCGGGGACCGTGCCGATCTTCCTCGGCCTCACCAGCGCCATGACGCACAAGCAGCGGGCACGGGCCGCCCGCACCGCGATCTTCGTCGCCGCCGGCGTGATCCTCGCCTTCTCGATCTTCGGCCAGCAGCTCCTGACCTACATGCACATCTCCATCCCTGCCCTCCAGGCGTCGGGCGGTGTGCTGCTGTTCCTCATCTCGATGGAGCTGCTCACCGGCAAGATGGAGGAGCCGCAGGCCAGCTCGAAGAACGTCAACGTGGCGCTCGTGCCCCTCGGCACGCCGCTGCTCGCCGGGCCCGGTGCCATCGTCGCGTCGATGCTGTTCGTGCAGCGAGCCGACGGCGACGCCCGCTCCCTCGTGTCGATCTTCGTCGGCTTCGTCCTCGTGTGCGTGTGCCTGTGGGTCGCCATGCGCTTCGCCAGCGTGGTGCACCGGATCCTCGGCGAGGGCGGCACGCTCCTCGTGACCCGCATCGCCGGCCTGCTGCTCGCGGCCATCGCGGTCCAGCTCATCGCCGACGCCGTCATCGCCTTCGTCCAGACCGCGTAG
- a CDS encoding ROK family transcriptional regulator, with the protein MTRRTARDLRSDSRSAVLRAFFSLRTATRQELSQHTGLSVATVSTLVKEFLTAGVVHVEAVVSSGVGRPLEQLRLDPSRGYIVGVDVAETYVETTVFDLSLDPRGTVSVPLDEHQNSPQYVVDGIRLAVHGVLALAGVSTSSVVGVGVSLPGQVQPDLGVSVFAPNWAWHDVRIKELLTAELGMHVHVDNPLKAIAVAELWFGAGREHRDLAIVNLGTGVGSGLVINGELVRGVSNNAGEWGHTLLALDGRLCRCGRQGCVEAYVGVNGMKATLSEIQPDHPALLQQEQRRFVDAVYEGVVAGDPVFVELVDETARYLAASLGDLVNMINPEHVVLTGWTVARLGDWLIPLVRAKIPDAALRSSVAVLTVSASSLASSTVALGMSTLTLEHFLAAVGLPSRTGPAPAQQG; encoded by the coding sequence ATGACCCGGCGGACCGCACGTGACCTGCGCTCCGACAGCCGGTCGGCGGTGCTGCGGGCGTTCTTCAGCCTGCGCACCGCCACCCGGCAGGAGCTGTCCCAGCACACCGGGCTGAGCGTCGCGACCGTCTCGACCCTCGTCAAGGAGTTCCTCACCGCAGGCGTCGTCCACGTCGAGGCCGTCGTCTCCTCCGGGGTCGGCCGCCCCCTCGAGCAGCTGCGACTCGACCCCTCCCGCGGCTACATCGTCGGGGTCGACGTCGCCGAGACCTACGTCGAGACGACCGTCTTCGACCTCAGCCTGGACCCGCGCGGCACCGTGTCCGTCCCGCTCGACGAGCACCAGAACTCGCCGCAGTACGTGGTCGACGGCATCCGCCTCGCGGTGCACGGGGTGCTCGCGCTGGCGGGCGTCAGCACGTCGTCGGTCGTGGGGGTCGGGGTGAGCCTCCCGGGGCAGGTCCAGCCCGACCTCGGCGTCTCCGTCTTCGCGCCGAACTGGGCCTGGCACGACGTCCGGATCAAGGAGCTGCTCACCGCCGAGCTCGGCATGCACGTGCACGTCGACAACCCGCTCAAGGCCATCGCGGTCGCCGAGCTGTGGTTCGGAGCCGGGCGCGAGCACCGCGACCTCGCGATCGTCAACCTCGGCACGGGCGTCGGCTCGGGGTTGGTGATCAACGGCGAGCTGGTCCGTGGCGTGAGCAACAACGCCGGCGAGTGGGGGCACACCCTGCTCGCGCTCGACGGGCGCCTGTGCCGCTGCGGGCGGCAGGGGTGCGTCGAGGCGTACGTCGGGGTGAACGGGATGAAGGCGACGCTCTCGGAGATCCAGCCGGACCACCCCGCGCTGCTGCAGCAGGAGCAGCGCCGGTTCGTCGACGCCGTCTACGAGGGTGTGGTGGCCGGTGACCCGGTGTTCGTCGAGCTCGTCGACGAGACGGCCCGGTACCTCGCGGCGAGCCTCGGCGACCTCGTCAACATGATCAACCCCGAGCACGTGGTCCTCACCGGGTGGACGGTCGCGCGCCTCGGCGACTGGCTCATCCCGCTGGTCCGCGCCAAGATCCCGGACGCCGCGCTGCGGTCCAGCGTCGCCGTCCTGACCGTCAGCGCGTCGTCCCTGGCGTCGAGCACCGTGGCCCTGGGCATGAGCACGCTGACCCTCGAGCACTTCCTGGCGGCCGTCGGGCTGCCGAGCCGCACCGGGCCGGCACCGGCTCAGCAGGGCTGA
- a CDS encoding PHP domain-containing protein: MPRDLLIDLHTHSNASDGTESPAGVVGSAAAAGLDVVALTDHDTTAGWDEAAEAALRSGVALVRGTEVSARSAGISVHLLSYLHDPTHPALVAQNDEVRLARSDRARTMVRLLGRDFDVTWDDVLAQTEPGTTIGRPHIADALVHAGYAPDRSAAFATILRTGSDYYVPHYAPDALDAIRAVRAAGGVPVFAHPGADGRGRVVGDEVIEEMAAAGLLGLEVQHRDNGPEQQRRLTMMARSLDLFVTGSSDYHGAGKPNRLGENTTDPAVLALIEEIGRSDVIRP; this comes from the coding sequence GTGCCCCGCGACCTCCTGATCGACCTCCACACCCACTCGAACGCGTCCGACGGCACGGAGAGCCCGGCTGGTGTCGTCGGGTCGGCTGCCGCGGCCGGTCTCGACGTGGTCGCGCTCACCGACCACGACACCACCGCGGGCTGGGACGAGGCCGCCGAGGCGGCGCTGCGGTCCGGGGTCGCGCTGGTCCGGGGGACCGAGGTGTCGGCCCGCTCCGCCGGGATCAGCGTGCACCTGCTGAGCTACCTGCACGACCCGACCCACCCGGCCCTCGTGGCCCAGAACGACGAGGTGCGGCTGGCGCGCTCCGATCGCGCCCGCACCATGGTGCGGCTGCTCGGGCGCGACTTCGACGTCACCTGGGACGACGTCCTCGCCCAGACCGAGCCCGGCACCACCATCGGCCGACCGCACATCGCCGACGCCCTGGTGCACGCCGGCTACGCGCCGGACCGGTCGGCGGCCTTCGCCACGATCCTGCGGACCGGGTCGGACTACTACGTGCCCCACTACGCCCCGGACGCCCTCGACGCGATCCGTGCCGTCCGCGCGGCCGGCGGGGTGCCGGTCTTCGCGCACCCGGGCGCCGACGGCCGCGGACGTGTGGTGGGCGACGAGGTCATCGAGGAGATGGCCGCAGCGGGCCTCCTGGGGCTCGAGGTGCAGCACCGCGACAACGGTCCGGAGCAGCAGCGGCGACTCACTATGATGGCCCGGTCCCTCGACCTCTTCGTGACCGGCTCGAGCGACTACCACGGAGCCGGTAAACCCAACCGGCTCGGCGAGAACACCACAGACCCCGCGGTGCTCGCCCTGATCGAAGAGATAGGTCGTAGTGACGTGATCCGCCCGTGA
- a CDS encoding MerR family DNA-binding transcriptional regulator, which yields MRRGELARATGLSIDTLRFYEDQGVIPPPPRLRNGYRDYPEHYVTLLGFVQEARVLGIPLRRTAEVLAALADGATADDLRAVVQERHDETVATITRLTRLRDQLGALLEVPDADVDRFVASFAWDGRDLDAPAPPGETGGPAPVD from the coding sequence GTGCGACGCGGCGAGCTCGCCCGGGCGACGGGCCTGAGCATCGACACCCTGCGGTTCTACGAGGACCAGGGGGTCATCCCTCCCCCGCCGCGGCTGCGCAACGGCTACCGCGACTACCCCGAGCACTACGTCACGCTCCTCGGGTTCGTGCAGGAGGCGCGGGTGCTCGGCATCCCGCTCCGGCGGACGGCCGAGGTCCTCGCCGCCCTGGCGGACGGGGCGACGGCCGACGACCTGAGAGCCGTCGTCCAGGAGCGGCACGACGAGACCGTCGCGACGATCACCCGGCTCACCCGCCTGCGCGACCAGCTCGGTGCGCTCCTCGAGGTCCCGGACGCGGACGTCGACAGGTTCGTCGCGTCGTTCGCGTGGGACGGCCGTGACCTGGACGCCCCCGCACCTCCCGGAGAGACGGGAGGGCCGGCACCCGTCGACTGA
- a CDS encoding ferritin-like fold-containing protein — MSEAHAPAHPAPTGPATAQVSPGDRTPPTAADECETLGLVAYGQLAAFTQLAGDSRHAEDFDTCLQLAHLASAALAGQGAVLDRVTALGGDAAAQLESFVGSFDNFVDRTAPSTWWEGLLKGYVGFGVAHDFLRVLAERLDGPSREAVDAALASFAPDALAAEQLAAAAAADEVLGSRLALWGRRLVGEALGFVNDLLSARPALGRVLVCEPVPTTADPAEAARPPMTTARLFSLLTAEHSRRMGRIGLTA, encoded by the coding sequence ATGAGCGAAGCACACGCACCGGCCCACCCGGCGCCCACCGGACCTGCGACGGCGCAGGTCAGCCCCGGTGACCGCACACCCCCGACCGCCGCCGACGAGTGCGAGACCCTCGGCCTCGTCGCGTACGGACAGCTCGCGGCCTTCACCCAGCTCGCCGGGGACTCTCGCCACGCCGAGGACTTCGACACCTGCCTCCAGCTGGCCCACCTCGCCTCGGCCGCGCTCGCGGGCCAGGGCGCCGTGCTCGACCGGGTCACCGCGCTCGGCGGGGACGCGGCAGCCCAGCTCGAGTCCTTCGTCGGGAGCTTCGACAACTTCGTCGACCGCACCGCACCCAGCACGTGGTGGGAGGGGCTGCTCAAGGGCTACGTCGGCTTCGGCGTCGCGCACGACTTCCTCCGGGTCCTCGCGGAGCGCCTCGACGGCCCGAGCCGCGAGGCCGTCGACGCGGCGCTCGCCTCCTTCGCCCCCGACGCGCTGGCCGCCGAGCAGCTGGCCGCGGCCGCTGCCGCCGACGAGGTGCTCGGCTCCAGGCTCGCCCTGTGGGGACGTCGCCTCGTGGGCGAGGCCCTCGGGTTCGTCAACGACCTGCTCTCCGCGCGCCCGGCGCTCGGCAGGGTCCTCGTCTGCGAGCCGGTCCCCACGACGGCCGACCCCGCCGAGGCTGCTCGACCCCCGATGACGACGGCGCGGCTGTTCTCCCTGCTCACCGCCGAGCACTCGCGCCGGATGGGGCGCATCGGCCTCACCGCCTGA
- a CDS encoding DEAD/DEAH box helicase: protein MTSSTSSSVQAADVTFGDFGVRPEIVQALADAGIVAPFPIQAMTLPVAMAGHDIIGQAKTGTGKTLGFGVPLLHRVVAPGEPGYDELPAPGKPQALVIVPTRELAVQVAKDLEAASTKRSVRIVQLYGGRAYEPQVKALEQGVEVVVGTPGRMIDLLKQGFLDLTRAQCVVLDEADEMLDLGFLPDVEKLLARTPAVRHTMLFSATMPGAVVAMARRYMKQPTHIRANDPDDGGQTVKNIKQVVYRAHALDKVEVLARILQSEGRGLSIVFARTKRTAAKVADELADRGFASGAIHGDLGQGAREQALRAFRSGKIDVLVATDVAARGIDVDEVTHVVNYQCPEDEKTYLHRTGRTGRAGHKGTAVTFVDWDDLPRWSLINKALDLDIPEPVETYSTSPHLYTDLDIPEGTKGRLPRSAQTRAGLDAEVLEDLGETGKRGAARPAQSGGRDSGRGDAGRGDSRRDGRSGERSGGRGQGGQGSRGETGRGQGGRDSAPREQSTVETAPREQRTVETAAEAPAEGTRRPRTRQRTRTTGTGASEQASTSTSTSTSSSAPAATTEGEGGRPRRRRRRPAGSQGSEQGRSPEAPVSA, encoded by the coding sequence GTGACCAGCTCTACTTCCAGCAGCGTGCAGGCTGCAGACGTGACATTCGGCGACTTCGGGGTGCGCCCCGAGATCGTCCAGGCCCTCGCCGACGCCGGCATCGTGGCTCCCTTCCCCATCCAGGCGATGACGCTCCCGGTGGCGATGGCAGGGCACGACATCATCGGCCAGGCCAAGACCGGTACCGGCAAGACCCTCGGGTTCGGCGTCCCGCTGCTCCACCGCGTCGTCGCCCCGGGTGAGCCCGGGTACGACGAGCTCCCCGCGCCGGGCAAGCCCCAGGCGCTCGTCATCGTCCCGACCCGCGAGCTCGCCGTGCAGGTCGCCAAGGACCTCGAGGCCGCCTCGACCAAGCGGTCGGTGCGCATCGTCCAGCTCTACGGCGGACGCGCGTACGAGCCGCAGGTCAAGGCGCTCGAGCAGGGCGTCGAGGTCGTCGTCGGCACCCCGGGCCGCATGATCGACCTCCTCAAGCAGGGGTTCCTCGACCTCACCCGCGCCCAGTGCGTCGTGCTCGACGAGGCCGACGAGATGCTCGACCTCGGGTTCCTGCCCGACGTCGAGAAGCTCCTCGCCCGCACCCCGGCCGTACGCCACACGATGCTGTTCTCGGCGACCATGCCGGGTGCCGTCGTGGCGATGGCCCGTCGGTACATGAAGCAGCCGACGCACATCCGCGCGAACGACCCGGACGACGGCGGCCAGACCGTCAAGAACATCAAGCAGGTCGTCTACCGCGCGCACGCCCTCGACAAGGTCGAGGTCCTCGCCCGCATCCTCCAGTCGGAGGGTCGTGGCCTGTCGATCGTGTTCGCCCGCACCAAGCGCACGGCCGCGAAGGTCGCCGACGAGCTCGCCGACCGCGGCTTCGCCTCGGGTGCGATCCACGGCGACCTCGGCCAGGGCGCCCGCGAGCAGGCGCTGCGCGCCTTCCGCTCGGGCAAGATCGACGTCCTCGTCGCGACCGACGTCGCGGCCCGCGGCATCGACGTCGACGAGGTGACCCACGTGGTCAACTACCAGTGCCCCGAGGACGAGAAGACCTACCTGCACCGCACCGGCCGCACAGGCCGCGCGGGCCACAAGGGCACCGCCGTGACCTTCGTGGACTGGGACGACCTGCCCCGCTGGTCGCTCATCAACAAGGCGCTCGACCTCGACATCCCCGAGCCCGTCGAGACGTACTCGACGTCGCCGCACCTCTACACCGACCTCGACATCCCCGAGGGCACCAAGGGCCGCCTGCCCCGGTCGGCCCAGACCCGCGCGGGTCTCGACGCGGAGGTCCTCGAGGACCTCGGCGAGACCGGCAAGCGCGGGGCGGCCCGCCCGGCGCAGTCCGGCGGACGCGACTCCGGACGCGGTGACGCCGGACGCGGTGACTCGCGTCGCGACGGACGCTCGGGCGAGCGCTCCGGCGGTCGTGGTCAGGGTGGCCAGGGCAGCCGTGGCGAGACCGGTCGTGGTCAGGGTGGTCGCGACAGCGCACCCCGCGAGCAGAGCACCGTCGAGACCGCCCCGCGCGAGCAGAGGACCGTCGAGACCGCCGCCGAGGCACCCGCCGAGGGCACGCGCCGTCCGCGGACCCGCCAGCGCACCCGCACCACGGGCACCGGCGCCTCGGAGCAGGCGTCGACCAGCACCTCGACGAGCACCTCCTCGAGCGCCCCGGCGGCCACGACCGAGGGCGAGGGCGGTCGTCCGCGTCGTCGCCGTCGTCGTCCTGCCGGCTCGCAGGGCTCGGAGCAGGGACGCAGCCCCGAGGCACCTGTCTCCGCCTGA
- a CDS encoding alpha/beta hydrolase family protein, with protein MWIEIMAAVAAAAAATAALAVGPRRPRTTVLLGVLAALPALVAAASGPRAPAALVYAAAAGALVVVLLSRRRSPVLALVPVVVGGLALAPAVVLPPLELPAPSSPQVSGAASPVVGRLTYEWTDRSRDDPYLDGAPRRVLVDVWYPGTGGPQETSPYPGDAVAGALSSALGAPAWLFGYLSQASTPVVADAAVAPSADPYPVVLYSPGNGSTRFQNMALVGALVADGYVVVGVDHPGTAASLTFADGSTVVGSLAPPPAAGPEAGEDDIIDVRAEDLSFVLNQVEALSTGDGPLAGRVDTGTVAVVGHSYGGATAVETAARDDRVDVVVALDGTLWGTATFRDGISQPLLYVQATGTVALMEPGARTDLDEEYFEHARDGLDQVFAEARSDATYVLVEGANHYTFTDLALLSPLARDGLSAEESAGVTEDLVLTYLDQQLRGADVDVLQVAARRPGLDVRSNPESIFGDTGSGR; from the coding sequence ATGTGGATCGAGATCATGGCGGCCGTCGCGGCTGCCGCGGCGGCGACGGCGGCGTTGGCCGTCGGGCCGCGCAGGCCCCGGACGACCGTCCTCCTCGGCGTCCTCGCCGCTCTCCCGGCGCTCGTGGCAGCAGCGAGCGGACCACGTGCCCCGGCTGCGCTCGTCTACGCCGCAGCCGCTGGTGCGCTCGTCGTGGTGCTCCTCTCCCGGCGCCGGAGCCCCGTGCTCGCGCTGGTCCCCGTCGTCGTCGGGGGGCTCGCGCTCGCACCCGCCGTCGTCCTGCCGCCGCTCGAGCTGCCTGCCCCGAGCAGCCCGCAGGTCTCCGGGGCCGCGAGCCCGGTGGTCGGTCGGCTGACCTACGAGTGGACCGACCGGTCGCGTGACGACCCGTACCTCGACGGAGCTCCCCGCCGGGTGCTCGTGGACGTGTGGTACCCGGGGACGGGCGGCCCCCAGGAGACGTCCCCCTACCCGGGCGACGCCGTCGCGGGGGCGCTGTCGAGCGCTCTCGGAGCGCCGGCGTGGCTCTTCGGCTACCTGTCGCAGGCGTCGACGCCGGTCGTCGCCGACGCCGCGGTCGCCCCGTCAGCCGACCCCTACCCCGTGGTCCTCTACTCACCCGGCAACGGCTCGACGCGCTTCCAGAACATGGCCCTGGTCGGTGCGCTCGTCGCCGACGGCTACGTCGTGGTCGGCGTCGACCACCCGGGGACGGCGGCGTCGCTCACCTTCGCCGACGGCAGCACCGTGGTGGGCAGCCTCGCGCCCCCGCCCGCAGCCGGCCCTGAGGCGGGCGAGGACGACATCATCGACGTGCGCGCCGAGGACCTCTCCTTCGTCCTGAACCAGGTCGAGGCGCTCTCCACGGGCGACGGACCGCTCGCCGGCCGGGTCGACACCGGGACGGTGGCCGTCGTGGGGCACTCCTACGGCGGCGCGACGGCCGTCGAGACCGCGGCCCGGGACGACCGGGTCGACGTGGTGGTCGCGCTGGACGGGACGCTGTGGGGCACGGCCACCTTCCGAGACGGGATCAGCCAGCCGCTGCTCTACGTGCAGGCCACCGGCACGGTCGCGCTCATGGAGCCCGGGGCGCGCACCGACCTCGACGAGGAGTACTTCGAGCACGCACGGGACGGGCTGGACCAGGTGTTCGCCGAGGCGCGGTCCGACGCGACCTACGTCCTGGTGGAGGGCGCGAACCACTACACCTTCACGGACCTCGCGCTGCTCAGCCCTCTGGCCCGGGACGGTCTCTCGGCCGAGGAGTCGGCAGGCGTCACCGAGGACCTCGTGCTGACGTACCTCGACCAGCAGCTGCGCGGCGCGGACGTCGACGTGCTGCAGGTCGCGGCGCGCAGGCCTGGCCTCGACGTACGCTCGAACCCGGAGAGCATCTTCGGCGACACAGGATCGGGGCGGTGA
- a CDS encoding carbohydrate ABC transporter permease has translation MAITTTPAAVTAQTARAPRDEPEGRGRTLRAFKASPATYAVLLIVSAILFVPFVFVVSIALSSDQTVNTNSFTVIPREFEWGNFVRVFTSDLPMGRFVVNSAVIAFFAVIGQVISSSLVGYAFARLRAPGKNAVFLVVLATMMIPAQITMIPQFILFKELGWVNTFLPLIVPNFFSNAFNIFLVRQFVSRMSSEVDEAAMMDGLGFFGIYRRMILPMMFPILVAIGIFTLTATWGDFMGPLIYLNDESKMPLALGVQYIASTGQALQAPPWNFVMVGSLLLTVPMICVYYLGQKYLYEMNLSGGSAGVK, from the coding sequence ATGGCCATCACGACCACACCGGCGGCGGTCACGGCACAGACCGCGCGCGCACCGCGCGACGAGCCCGAGGGCCGCGGCCGCACGCTGCGGGCCTTCAAGGCCTCCCCCGCGACCTACGCCGTCCTGCTAATCGTCTCCGCGATCCTCTTCGTGCCCTTCGTGTTCGTCGTGTCGATCGCCCTGTCGAGCGACCAGACCGTCAACACCAACAGCTTCACGGTGATCCCTCGCGAGTTCGAGTGGGGCAACTTCGTCAGGGTCTTCACCTCGGACCTGCCCATGGGCCGGTTCGTCGTGAACTCGGCCGTCATCGCGTTCTTCGCGGTGATCGGGCAGGTGATCTCGAGCTCCCTCGTCGGCTACGCCTTCGCCAGGCTGCGAGCGCCGGGGAAGAACGCCGTGTTCCTCGTGGTCCTCGCGACCATGATGATCCCCGCGCAGATCACGATGATCCCGCAGTTCATCCTCTTCAAAGAGCTCGGCTGGGTGAACACGTTCCTGCCGCTCATCGTCCCGAACTTCTTCTCGAACGCCTTCAACATCTTCCTCGTGCGGCAGTTCGTCTCCCGGATGTCGTCGGAGGTCGACGAGGCCGCGATGATGGACGGGCTCGGGTTCTTCGGCATCTACCGCCGGATGATCCTGCCCATGATGTTCCCGATCCTCGTCGCGATCGGTATCTTCACGCTGACCGCCACGTGGGGTGACTTCATGGGGCCGCTGATCTACCTCAACGACGAGTCCAAGATGCCGCTCGCCCTCGGTGTGCAGTACATCGCCAGCACCGGGCAGGCGCTGCAGGCACCACCGTGGAACTTCGTCATGGTCGGGTCGCTCCTGCTCACCGTGCCGATGATCTGCGTCTACTACCTCGGCCAGAAGTACCTCTACGAGATGAACCTCAGCGGCGGAAGCGCAGGTGTGAAGTGA
- a CDS encoding beta-galactosidase encodes MTTTTLDHHVRLTDGHLLVDGRPRVLLCASLFYFRLPRSQWRARLEQVRASGYTSVDVYLPWNFHETEPGTWDFTGERDVAAFLDLAAEVGLLVVARPGPYICSEWDGGALPAWLTLTDGLRVRQHEPRFLEQVRRWFDQVGPLLAARQLGDPLGTGAGGTVALVQVENELDFFDCEDRTAYVGALRDMLVAHGISVPVVACSGQGDLQGATGDVDGVVPACNFYPDDSSPAVESEVLRYTRELASRGLPLLVTETNRRHVTLRRLLVSGARLLAPYLQASGYNFGATPSVGNWGDPGSLMAHDYDFAGYVSPEGTERPEFLEAQLLARVVETLGPRLAAATPADGPATEVEHTGFTTADHLAALDLDGGGRLLGLPNLSGAAGTAVLRAPDGPVDVEVGADRCALVLVDLPLAAWGRRATLALATADLVDVRETVGGLLLELVSDTPTTVVLTGCGEGAAVDGRPTGDLVRLHLGPDAPSAVVTTADGRVVVSVVPVSEATRHSAAVDTRAQATETGTGDGADASTLDVRTVRSTTAHLWAGAPVTTHDDGAPPLEALGVYRGRGRFRTTVDAETAQALLLVGASDIVDLRLDGTPLPTVARFGAAHLVDLAHLSGTVDLTADVEIWGHSNFDDSRLPALRLGSLRGVGEVFAVTAADDVTAGWVVTDGDRARATGEGAGEISAPHGPTWPGHGPGPLRTLGGWSSTRLGAPVTYTRSVVQAAGARTALRLDGMVRPVEVSVDGHPHTLVHPADPWLVLPTATDAGDAPAPRTLSLTWPHDPDAGGLRAQVLTLSPLTCWDARPLPERQLDAQSVQHRDGDTVDLPVDLTAGEDLWLDVDVPASPTGRRIRLSGRQVRATAWLDGRSLGRVWLGDDARPVVTGGDPEALWTPETATDGVLTLLVHGTAGGPPPRLDGVALSAP; translated from the coding sequence GTGACGACCACGACCCTCGACCACCACGTCCGGCTCACCGACGGGCACCTGCTCGTGGACGGACGCCCCCGCGTCCTGCTGTGCGCCTCGCTCTTCTACTTCCGGCTGCCCCGCTCGCAGTGGCGTGCCCGGCTCGAGCAGGTGCGGGCGTCGGGGTACACCAGCGTCGACGTGTACCTGCCGTGGAACTTCCACGAGACCGAGCCCGGCACCTGGGACTTCACCGGGGAGCGCGACGTCGCGGCCTTCCTCGACCTCGCGGCCGAGGTCGGGCTGCTGGTCGTGGCCCGGCCGGGCCCCTACATCTGCTCGGAGTGGGACGGCGGGGCGCTGCCCGCGTGGCTCACCCTCACCGACGGCCTGCGCGTCCGCCAGCACGAGCCCCGGTTCCTCGAGCAGGTCCGACGCTGGTTCGACCAGGTCGGACCGCTCCTCGCGGCCCGGCAGCTCGGTGATCCCCTCGGCACCGGGGCCGGGGGCACCGTGGCCCTGGTGCAGGTCGAGAACGAGCTCGACTTCTTCGACTGCGAGGACCGCACGGCCTACGTCGGCGCGCTGCGCGACATGCTCGTGGCGCACGGCATCAGCGTCCCCGTCGTCGCATGCAGCGGGCAGGGGGACCTGCAGGGCGCGACCGGGGACGTCGACGGCGTCGTCCCGGCGTGCAACTTCTACCCCGACGACTCCTCCCCCGCGGTCGAGTCCGAGGTGCTGCGCTACACCCGCGAGCTCGCCTCGCGGGGCCTGCCGCTGCTGGTCACCGAGACCAACCGACGGCACGTGACCCTCCGCAGGCTGCTCGTCTCCGGCGCCCGGCTCCTCGCCCCCTACCTCCAGGCCTCGGGCTACAACTTCGGCGCGACGCCGTCGGTCGGCAACTGGGGCGACCCGGGCAGCCTCATGGCCCACGACTACGACTTCGCGGGGTACGTCTCCCCCGAGGGCACCGAACGCCCGGAGTTCCTCGAGGCCCAGCTGCTCGCCCGGGTCGTCGAGACCCTCGGCCCCCGGCTCGCCGCCGCGACACCCGCCGACGGACCGGCCACCGAGGTCGAGCACACCGGCTTCACCACCGCCGACCACCTCGCCGCCCTCGACCTCGACGGCGGCGGTCGCCTCCTCGGGCTGCCGAACCTCTCGGGCGCAGCGGGCACAGCCGTCCTGCGAGCCCCGGACGGTCCCGTCGACGTCGAGGTCGGAGCCGATCGGTGCGCTCTCGTCCTGGTCGACCTGCCCCTCGCAGCCTGGGGGCGCCGGGCGACGCTCGCGCTGGCCACCGCAGACCTCGTGGACGTCCGCGAGACCGTCGGCGGGCTGCTCCTCGAGCTGGTGTCCGACACCCCCACGACCGTCGTCCTCACGGGCTGCGGCGAGGGAGCGGCGGTCGACGGCCGCCCCACGGGCGACCTGGTCCGCCTGCACCTGGGCCCCGACGCCCCATCCGCCGTCGTCACGACGGCGGACGGGCGGGTCGTCGTCAGCGTGGTGCCGGTCTCCGAGGCCACCCGGCACAGCGCAGCCGTCGACACGCGAGCGCAGGCCACCGAGACCGGCACCGGAGATGGGGCAGACGCCAGCACCCTCGACGTGCGCACCGTCCGCTCCACCACGGCCCACCTCTGGGCAGGCGCGCCGGTGACCACGCACGACGACGGCGCACCCCCGCTCGAGGCCCTCGGCGTCTACCGCGGCCGCGGGCGCTTCCGCACCACCGTCGACGCCGAGACGGCGCAGGCGCTGCTGCTCGTCGGCGCGAGCGACATCGTCGACCTCCGGCTCGACGGCACACCGCTGCCGACCGTCGCGCGGTTCGGCGCCGCGCACCTGGTCGACCTCGCCCACCTGTCCGGGACGGTCGACCTCACCGCCGACGTCGAGATCTGGGGGCACTCCAACTTCGACGACAGCCGGCTCCCGGCGCTGCGGCTCGGCTCGCTCCGCGGGGTCGGCGAGGTCTTCGCCGTCACCGCGGCCGACGACGTCACCGCCGGCTGGGTGGTGACCGACGGCGACCGTGCCCGCGCCACGGGTGAAGGTGCGGGTGAGATCTCGGCACCGCACGGGCCCACCTGGCCCGGCCACGGGCCGGGACCGCTGCGCACGCTCGGCGGGTGGTCGAGCACCCGGCTCGGCGCACCGGTGACCTACACGCGGTCGGTCGTGCAGGCCGCCGGCGCTCGGACGGCGCTGCGCCTCGACGGGATGGTCCGCCCCGTCGAGGTCTCCGTCGACGGCCACCCCCACACCCTGGTCCACCCCGCAGACCCCTGGCTCGTGCTGCCGACCGCCACGGACGCAGGCGACGCCCCCGCGCCGCGCACGCTCTCCCTCACCTGGCCCCACGACCCCGACGCCGGCGGCCTGCGCGCGCAGGTCCTCACGCTCAGCCCGCTGACCTGCTGGGACGCGCGCCCTCTGCCCGAGCGACAGCTCGACGCACAGTCCGTGCAACACCGCGACGGCGACACCGTGGACCTCCCTGTCGACCTGACAGCCGGCGAGGACCTGTGGCTCGACGTCGACGTGCCCGCCAGCCCGACCGGTCGCCGCATCCGGCTCTCCGGCCGTCAGGTCCGCGCGACCGCGTGGCTCGACGGCCGCAGCCTCGGGCGCGTGTGGCTCGGCGACGACGCCCGACCCGTCGTCACCGGAGGCGACCCCGAGGCCCTGTGGACGCCCGAGACCGCCACCGACGGGGTCCTCACGCTGCTCGTGCACGGGACCGCGGGCGGACCTCCACCCCGCCTCGACGGCGTGGCACTATCAGCACCATGA